The Helianthus annuus cultivar XRQ/B chromosome 16, HanXRQr2.0-SUNRISE, whole genome shotgun sequence genome includes a window with the following:
- the LOC110937770 gene encoding probable protein phosphatase 2C 33, with the protein MGSCLSGESRSPHPSSPTTPSFGVKKRRNSKRRTSRSSSFNTHREDHLHRIPGRMFLNGSSEVASLFTQQGKKGTNQDAMIVWENFGSRSDTIFCGVFDGHGPFGHMVAKRVRDSLPLKLSANWEVNTKGSNDVLREITLSEETSFNSEDSQALLDLEISKNPEKLQVLKDSFLKAFKVMDRELRMYANIDCFCSGTTAVTLIKQGQDLIIGNIGDSRAILCTKDKNNSHVAVQLTVDLKPNLPAEAERIRKCRGRVFALHDEPDVTRVWLPNNDSPGLAMARAFGDFCLKDFGLISVPDIFYRRLTEDDQFVVLASDGIWDVLTNKEVVDIVASAESRSGAARAVVESAVRAWRYKYPTSKVDDCAVVCLFLTPHSNNISTASTLDHVDKNEPILKPSGTVRTSDGVPGDDDLADDNVDEEDPATVNGDGGIDWSALEGVSRVNTLLNLPRFEPNESEKQTPEQKKTN; encoded by the exons ATGGGGTCCTGCTTATCGGGAGAAAGCAGGAGCCCTCACCCAAGCTCCCCGACAACGCCGAGTTTTGGGGTTAAGAAACGGAGAAACTCGAAGAGAAGAACGTCGAGGAGTTCTTCGTTTAATACGCATAGGGAAGATCATTTGCATAGGATTCCGGGGAGGATGTTTCTGAATGGGTCTAGTGAAGTTGCTTCGTTGTTTACTCAACAAGGCAAAAAGGGTACTAATCAAGATGCCATGATTGTTTGGGAG AATTTCGGGTCAAGATCAGACACGATCTTCTGTGGTGTGTTTGACGGTCATGGACCGTTTGGCCACATGGTTGCTAAGAGAGTGAGGGACTCACTCCCCTTGAAATTAAGTGCAAATTGGGAAGTCAATACAAAGGGCAGTAACGATGTCCTTCGGGAGATCACCCTTAGCGAAGAAACGAGCTTTAATTCTGAGGATTCCCAGGCTCTTTTAGACCTTGAAATTAGTAAAAACCCTGAGAAATTGCAAGTGTTAAAAGACTCGTTTTTGAAGGCTTTTAAAGTCATGGATAGGGAATTAAGGATGTATGCTAATATTGACTGCTTTTGTAGCGGGACGACAGCTGTAACATTGATCAAACAG GGTCAGGATCTTATAATTGGAAATATTGGGGACTCAAGAGCTATATTGTGCACTAAAGATAAAAACAATTCTCATGTTGCAGTtcagttgactgtggatcttaaACCAAATCTTCCAG CGGAAGCAGAACGGATCCGTAAATGCAGAGGTCGTGTTTTCGCCCTTCATGATGAACCTGATGTCACTCGAGTTTGGCTACCTAATAATGACTCTCCGGGTTTAGCCATGGCTCGTGCTTTTGGGGATTTTTGCCTCAAAGATTTTGGTCTCATCTCTGTCCCTGATATCTTTTATCGACGTTTAACCGAAGACGACCAGTTTGTTGTCTTGGCAAGTGACGGG ATTTGGGATGTGCTCACAAACAAAGAAGTTGTAGACATCGTAGCGTCTGCCGAGTCACGTTCAGGTGCAGCTCGAGCAGTGGTCGAGTCAGCAGTGCGTGCATGGAGGTACAAATACCCCACCTCAAAAGTTGACGACTGTGCAGTCGTTTGCCTTTTTCTTACACCACACTCAAATAACATCTCAACTGCTTCCACACTTGATCATGTTGACAAAAACGAGCCGATCTTAAAACCTAGTGGTACAGTCCGAACCAGTGACGGGGTTCCAGGAGATGACGATTTGGCGGATGACAACGTAGATGAGGAGGATCCGGCAACTGTGAATGGCGACGGTGGGATAGACTGGTCCGCCCTTGAAGGCGTGTCTCGTGTCAATACATTGTTAAATTTGCCGCGCTTTGAGCCGAATGAGTCCGAGAAACAAACACCGGAACAGAAGAAGACGAATTGA